Proteins encoded by one window of Tunturibacter psychrotolerans:
- the rpsF gene encoding 30S ribosomal protein S6 yields MNRTYEIMFIVRPDVEEAELDKLIEGFSANVTNGGGEVKSVEKMGRRRLAYTVRKFNDGFYILLNVAAAGSLITEIERRLRVSEQVIKFITVRMDEEEKRLAKVKAIRDTKVKRSAQPIAAPVQAAAATDPEEEKKPVAAAPVAEAPAETVSTAV; encoded by the coding sequence ATGAATCGTACCTACGAAATCATGTTCATCGTCCGGCCGGACGTTGAAGAAGCCGAACTCGACAAGCTGATTGAAGGATTTTCCGCGAACGTCACCAATGGTGGCGGCGAAGTGAAGAGCGTCGAGAAGATGGGCCGCCGTCGGCTCGCCTACACCGTCCGCAAGTTCAATGACGGTTTCTACATCCTGCTGAACGTTGCCGCAGCCGGTTCGCTGATCACTGAGATCGAGCGCCGCCTCCGCGTCTCCGAGCAGGTCATCAAGTTCATTACGGTTCGCATGGATGAAGAAGAGAAGCGTCTCGCGAAGGTCAAGGCCATCCGCGACACCAAGGTGAAGCGCAGCGCGCAGCCGATCGCAGCTCCTGTCCAGGCAGCGGCAGCGACTGACCCAGAAGAAGAGAAGAAGCCAGTTGCAGCAGCCCCTGTCGCCGAGGCGCCAGCCGAGACTGTCTCCACCGCGGTCTAA